A window of Tissierellales bacterium contains these coding sequences:
- a CDS encoding folylpolyglutamate synthase/dihydrofolate synthase family protein, with translation MDYKEALDYIKSTEKYGSKLGLETINTLLKEMDSPHEDLNYIHIAGTNGKGSISSYTANILKEAGYKVGLFTSPYLERFNERIQINGVDISNEALARNTKLVKEKTEKIVSMGFRHPTTFETITAVAFQYFKEEKVDFAVLEVGLGGRIDSTNVIEQSLSSIITTIAMDHTHILGNTITDIAHEKAGIIKKDGLVVSYPQKPEVLEVLENEANSKNADFLLCNMDNLTVKKVSHEGGMFDFKYRNAFYSDLKINMLGEFQIYNAALALTNILELRQRELVKVTDDEIRKGLEKTKWNGRLEVLKKDPLFLIDAAHNPQSAKHLSKSLSIFEYDKLILGIAVLEDKDVDHVIEYLVPLADEIVITEVNIPRKMKSEELAKKIQKYNNNYVIEENIENAVDKSLEIANKNDLILFAGSIYLIGDVRKIVTNK, from the coding sequence ATGGATTATAAGGAAGCCTTAGATTATATTAAAAGTACGGAAAAATATGGATCCAAATTAGGATTAGAGACTATAAATACTTTATTAAAAGAGATGGATAGTCCTCATGAAGATCTTAATTATATTCATATAGCAGGAACTAATGGCAAAGGATCTATATCATCTTATACTGCTAATATTTTAAAAGAAGCTGGCTATAAAGTAGGATTATTTACTTCCCCATATTTGGAAAGATTCAATGAAAGAATCCAAATTAATGGAGTAGATATATCTAATGAGGCTTTAGCTAGAAATACTAAGCTAGTTAAAGAAAAAACAGAAAAAATAGTGTCTATGGGATTTAGGCATCCTACTACTTTTGAAACTATTACTGCTGTAGCTTTTCAATATTTTAAGGAAGAAAAAGTTGACTTTGCAGTATTGGAAGTAGGTTTAGGAGGAAGAATTGATTCTACTAATGTAATAGAACAATCTCTATCTAGTATTATAACTACTATAGCCATGGATCACACTCATATTTTAGGGAATACAATTACGGATATTGCCCATGAGAAGGCTGGAATTATAAAAAAGGATGGATTAGTAGTGTCTTATCCTCAAAAACCTGAAGTTTTAGAAGTATTAGAAAATGAAGCTAACAGTAAGAATGCAGATTTCCTTCTATGTAATATGGATAATTTGACAGTAAAGAAAGTTTCCCATGAAGGTGGAATGTTTGATTTTAAATATAGAAATGCATTTTATTCGGATTTAAAAATTAATATGTTGGGAGAATTTCAAATTTATAATGCTGCCTTAGCATTGACTAATATTTTAGAGTTAAGACAAAGAGAATTAGTAAAAGTAACAGATGATGAAATTAGAAAAGGGCTGGAAAAGACTAAATGGAATGGAAGATTAGAAGTATTAAAAAAAGATCCACTTTTCTTAATAGATGCAGCCCATAATCCACAAAGTGCAAAACACTTGTCAAAATCTTTAAGTATTTTTGAATATGATAAGCTAATACTAGGAATAGCAGTATTAGAAGATAAGGATGTAGACCATGTTATTGAATACCTTGTACCTTTAGCAGATGAAATAGTAATTACCGAAGTTAATATACCAAGAAAAATGAAGAGCGAAGAATTAGCAAAGAAAATACAAAAATATAATAATAATTATGTTATTGAAGAAAACATTGAAAATGCTGTTGATAAATCTCTTGAAATAGCAAATAAAAATGATTTAATATTATTTGCTGGTTCAATATATTTAATTGGAGATGTTAGAAAGATTGTAACTAATAAATAG
- a CDS encoding valine--tRNA ligase: MLENLSKTYDPKDFEERIYSFWNDNGYFEANVNREREPYTIMMPPPNVTGNLHLGHALNNTIQDILIRWKRMEGYEALWLPGTDHASISTEARVVDKLKKEGKRKEELGREKFLEEAWDWTRTYGGNINNQLKKLGVSCDWTKERFTLDIGLSNAVEEVFIELYEKDLIYRGDRIINWCPSCKTAVSDIEVIHEDEEGKLWYVKYPIKDEDEYITIATTRPETMLGDLAIAVHPEDDRYKKLIGESAILPLVNREIPIIADDYVEMEFGTGALKITPSHDPNDFEVGERHNLGQLKIFDNEAIVNENGGKYKGLNRNETRKKIVEDLKQEGYLLKIEDHEHSVGHCERCGTTIEPIISKQWFVKMEPLAKPALEAYNNGELNFIPKRFGKIYSHWLENIRDWCISRQLWWGHRLPAYYCEDCNEVIVSKEEPKKCTKCNSSNIYQDTDTLDTWFSSALWPFSTLGWPEETEGYEYFYPTNALVTGYDIIFFWVARMVFSAIEQTDKLPFKDVFLTGLILDEQGMKMSKSLGNGIDPLEVIDEYGADALRFTLITGNTPGNDIRFSMDKVEASRNFANKLWNATRFVMMNLDEKVVKEDLSLDDLEEEDKWILSRMNTVIKEVTDNLNKYEIGIAARKIYDFIWEEYCDWYIEIVKPRLYDERSKTNEVAQKVLLLVLKNILKLLHPFMPFITEEIWNHLPHIEEKLIVSDWPVYDERYSFEEAERRLKYIMEAIKGIRNARAEMNVKPSKKSKVIFVTEDESIVEILDYGKRYFMNLAYAEEIDIRNNNKCLDEDNVVIVVEKAEIYLPLEDLIDFEKEIERLEKEKEKLESELKRVEGKLSNKNFVNKAPKNIVDKEKAKKLKYNNMMEKVLERLKDMKKNI; the protein is encoded by the coding sequence ATGTTAGAAAATTTGTCAAAAACATATGATCCAAAAGATTTTGAAGAAAGAATATATTCTTTTTGGAACGATAATGGATATTTTGAGGCGAATGTAAATCGTGAAAGGGAACCTTATACTATTATGATGCCACCACCAAATGTAACAGGTAATCTTCATTTGGGGCATGCTTTAAATAATACTATTCAAGATATACTAATTAGGTGGAAGAGAATGGAGGGGTATGAAGCCTTATGGTTACCAGGAACTGATCATGCTAGTATATCAACTGAAGCAAGAGTAGTAGATAAATTAAAAAAAGAGGGTAAACGTAAAGAGGAATTAGGTAGGGAAAAATTCTTAGAAGAAGCTTGGGATTGGACTAGAACTTATGGTGGGAATATTAATAATCAGCTTAAAAAGCTAGGAGTTTCATGTGATTGGACAAAAGAAAGATTCACTTTAGACATAGGTTTAAGTAATGCAGTAGAAGAAGTATTTATAGAGCTTTATGAGAAAGATTTAATTTATAGGGGAGACAGGATAATTAATTGGTGCCCTAGTTGTAAAACAGCGGTGTCCGATATTGAAGTGATTCACGAAGATGAGGAAGGTAAGTTATGGTATGTAAAATATCCTATTAAGGATGAAGACGAATATATAACAATTGCTACTACAAGACCAGAAACTATGTTAGGAGATTTAGCAATAGCTGTTCATCCTGAAGATGATAGATATAAGAAACTAATAGGTGAAAGTGCAATACTCCCATTAGTTAATAGAGAAATACCTATTATAGCGGATGATTATGTAGAAATGGAATTTGGAACAGGGGCATTAAAAATAACTCCGTCCCATGATCCTAACGACTTTGAAGTAGGAGAAAGACATAATCTAGGTCAGTTAAAAATATTTGATAATGAGGCTATTGTTAATGAAAATGGCGGTAAATATAAAGGACTAAATAGAAATGAAACTAGGAAAAAAATTGTAGAAGATTTAAAGCAAGAAGGTTATTTATTGAAGATAGAGGATCATGAACATAGTGTTGGACATTGTGAAAGATGTGGAACTACTATTGAACCTATTATATCAAAACAATGGTTCGTAAAAATGGAACCTTTAGCAAAGCCAGCACTTGAAGCTTATAACAATGGAGAATTAAATTTCATACCAAAAAGATTTGGAAAGATATATTCTCACTGGTTGGAAAATATAAGAGATTGGTGTATATCAAGACAATTATGGTGGGGACATAGATTACCTGCATATTATTGTGAAGATTGTAATGAAGTAATAGTTTCTAAAGAGGAACCTAAGAAATGTACAAAATGCAATAGTTCTAATATTTATCAAGATACTGATACTTTAGATACTTGGTTTTCTTCAGCGCTATGGCCATTTTCTACATTAGGTTGGCCAGAAGAAACGGAAGGATATGAGTACTTTTATCCAACTAATGCATTAGTTACAGGCTATGACATTATATTCTTCTGGGTTGCAAGGATGGTGTTTTCTGCCATTGAACAGACAGATAAATTACCATTTAAAGACGTATTTTTAACAGGTTTAATTTTAGATGAGCAAGGTATGAAAATGAGTAAATCCCTAGGAAATGGTATAGATCCTCTAGAAGTAATAGATGAATATGGGGCAGATGCTTTAAGGTTTACCTTGATAACAGGGAATACGCCAGGAAATGATATACGTTTTTCTATGGATAAAGTGGAAGCTAGCAGAAATTTTGCAAATAAGTTATGGAATGCTACAAGATTTGTAATGATGAATTTAGATGAAAAAGTAGTTAAAGAAGATTTATCCTTAGACGATTTGGAAGAAGAAGATAAATGGATACTATCAAGAATGAATACTGTTATTAAAGAAGTAACAGATAATTTAAATAAATATGAAATAGGTATAGCAGCACGGAAAATATATGATTTTATATGGGAAGAATATTGTGATTGGTATATAGAAATTGTAAAACCTAGATTATATGATGAAAGGTCTAAAACTAATGAAGTAGCACAAAAAGTATTATTATTGGTTCTAAAGAATATTTTAAAACTTCTCCACCCATTTATGCCTTTTATAACTGAAGAAATATGGAATCACTTACCTCATATTGAAGAAAAGCTAATTGTTAGTGATTGGCCAGTATATGACGAAAGATATAGCTTTGAAGAAGCGGAAAGAAGACTTAAATATATAATGGAAGCCATAAAGGGAATAAGAAATGCAAGGGCAGAAATGAATGTTAAACCTTCTAAAAAGTCTAAAGTTATATTTGTAACAGAAGATGAAAGTATAGTGGAAATACTTGATTATGGTAAAAGGTATTTTATGAATTTAGCCTATGCAGAAGAAATTGATATTAGAAATAATAATAAGTGCTTAGATGAAGATAATGTAGTAATTGTAGTGGAAAAAGCAGAAATCTATCTTCCTTTAGAAGATTTAATAGATTTTGAAAAAGAAATAGAGAGATTAGAAAAAGAGAAAGAAAAATTAGAATCTGAATTAAAAAGGGTAGAAGGAAAATTATCAAACAAAAACTTTGTAAATAAAGCTCCCAAAAACATTGTAGATAAAGAAAAAGCTAAAAAGTTAAAATATAATAATATGATGGAAAAAGTTTTAGAAAGATTAAAGGATATGAAGAAAAACATTTAG
- the trpS gene encoding tryptophan--tRNA ligase, whose amino-acid sequence MGNKKVIFSGVQPSGASTIGNYIGAIRNWIDFQDEYKCFYSIVDLHAITVPQVPKDLRKNTLNLLALYLACGLDPEKSTIFIQSHVSAHVELGWVLNTISYMGQLSRMTQFKEKSQKNEENINAGLFTYPVLMASDILLYQADCVPVGEDQKQHVELARDLAERFNNKYSDTFRVPEPLIKKVGARIMSLQNPEAKMSKSDDNDNGYILLLDKPDVINRKMKRAITDSYGEIRYRDEQPGIKNLINIYSAFTGETAKEIESKYQGSGYGKFKGDLAEVIIEGLRPIQEKHDYYMKNKDYLEEIYKQGAEKAERAAIKTLRKVYKKVGFIPR is encoded by the coding sequence ATGGGAAATAAAAAAGTAATATTTAGTGGAGTGCAACCATCTGGGGCATCAACAATTGGCAATTATATAGGGGCCATTAGAAACTGGATCGATTTTCAAGATGAATATAAATGTTTTTATTCTATAGTAGATCTTCATGCTATAACTGTTCCTCAAGTACCAAAGGATTTAAGAAAAAATACCTTGAATTTATTAGCCTTATATCTGGCTTGTGGGTTAGATCCAGAAAAATCTACTATATTCATTCAATCTCATGTAAGTGCCCATGTAGAACTTGGTTGGGTATTAAATACTATATCTTATATGGGACAGTTAAGTAGAATGACTCAGTTTAAAGAAAAGTCCCAAAAAAATGAAGAAAATATAAATGCAGGATTATTTACTTACCCTGTACTTATGGCTTCAGATATTCTTTTATATCAAGCAGACTGTGTACCAGTAGGAGAAGACCAAAAACAACATGTAGAATTGGCTAGAGATTTAGCTGAAAGGTTTAATAATAAATATAGCGATACATTTAGAGTGCCAGAACCATTAATTAAAAAGGTTGGAGCAAGAATAATGAGCCTCCAAAACCCAGAAGCTAAAATGTCTAAATCTGATGATAATGACAATGGTTATATACTTTTATTAGATAAACCAGATGTTATAAATAGAAAAATGAAAAGAGCAATAACTGACTCTTATGGAGAAATAAGATATAGAGATGAGCAACCAGGGATTAAAAACTTAATAAATATTTATTCTGCCTTTACTGGGGAAACTGCTAAAGAAATTGAAAGTAAATACCAGGGTAGTGGATATGGAAAGTTTAAAGGAGATTTAGCAGAAGTAATAATAGAAGGACTAAGGCCTATTCAAGAAAAACACGATTATTATATGAAAAACAAAGATTATTTAGAAGAAATATATAAACAAGGAGCAGAAAAAGCAGAAAGAGCAGCTATAAAAACATTAAGAAAAGTTTATAAAAAGGTTGGATTCATCCCAAGATGA
- a CDS encoding ABC transporter substrate-binding protein yields MSKFFKFSSLILVLTLFITFTLTGCKKDELKTVRLIEVTHSLFYTPQYIAITQGFFEEEGLKIELTNGKGADKCMTALLSGEADIAFMGPEASVYVYNQGRDDYAINFAQLTQKDGSFLVAREPDPDFTFDKLKDKTIIGGRKGGMPEMTLEYVLKNNGLDLENDVDVRTDVQFDVMAGAFIGGEGDYVTLFEPIAASLEKEGKGYVVASIGKEAGYIPYTCYCTTKDYMEDEDEIVQSFTNAIYKAMLWVESHSVEEIAEALEPQFPDTDKELLIALLERYKEQDTWKPDLILTEEGLDHMMDIMELAGELDKRADYDEIVTTKFAKEAMKNIKPD; encoded by the coding sequence ATGTCAAAATTTTTTAAATTTAGTTCCCTAATACTAGTATTAACATTATTTATAACTTTTACTTTAACAGGGTGCAAAAAAGATGAATTAAAAACAGTAAGGCTTATAGAAGTTACCCACTCTCTATTTTATACCCCCCAATATATAGCAATAACCCAAGGTTTTTTCGAAGAAGAAGGTTTAAAAATTGAGCTAACAAATGGAAAGGGTGCTGATAAATGTATGACTGCTTTACTTAGTGGTGAAGCTGATATTGCCTTTATGGGACCTGAAGCTTCTGTATATGTCTATAATCAAGGTAGAGATGACTATGCAATTAATTTTGCCCAACTTACCCAAAAAGATGGTTCTTTTTTAGTTGCTAGAGAACCAGACCCAGATTTTACTTTTGACAAACTTAAAGATAAAACTATTATAGGTGGTAGAAAAGGCGGAATGCCTGAAATGACTTTAGAATATGTATTAAAAAATAATGGCCTTGATTTAGAAAATGATGTAGATGTAAGAACAGATGTTCAGTTTGATGTAATGGCGGGAGCTTTTATAGGAGGGGAAGGAGATTATGTAACATTATTTGAACCTATAGCGGCTAGTTTAGAAAAAGAAGGTAAAGGCTACGTTGTAGCTTCTATTGGAAAAGAGGCTGGATACATTCCTTATACATGCTATTGCACAACTAAAGATTACATGGAAGATGAAGATGAAATAGTTCAGAGTTTTACAAATGCTATCTATAAAGCTATGCTTTGGGTAGAAAGCCATAGCGTTGAAGAAATCGCAGAAGCTCTAGAACCACAATTTCCAGATACAGATAAAGAATTACTTATTGCTCTCTTGGAAAGATATAAAGAACAAGATACATGGAAACCAGACCTAATACTTACAGAAGAAGGATTAGATCATATGATGGATATAATGGAATTAGCAGGTGAACTAGATAAAAGAGCAGACTATGATGAAATAGTCACCACTAAATTCGCAAAAGAAGCCATGAAAAATATAAAACCAGATTAA
- a CDS encoding thioredoxin domain-containing protein, whose translation MNIENNKAPNKLINEKSPYLLQHAYNPVQWYPWGKEALNKAREEDKLIFLSIGYSTCRWCHNMNRESFQDEEVGEILNKYFVPIKVDREEKPDIDKVYMTFSDAITGSGGWPLNLLLTPDTKPFFVGTYFPKRSKGQLNGLIELLEKSAEIWRIDKEKLMIESSNITEKVKEHFISYSSGDVKEDIFKDTKEGLLSIFDKRNGGFGYRPKFPMPQYILFLLEYGHKYDDEEAKKMAKNTLESIYKGGIFDHIGYGFCRYSVDEKWLVPHFEKMLYDNGLLAITYIKAYELTKELLYKEVAEKIFDFVIREMISKEGAFFSALDAETEGEEGKFYVFNYDEIIDVLGKEDGEFYCNHYDITKEGNFEGKNLPNLIGYDIESIDDKDKRHLEELRQKLFSYREKRIYPHRDEKILTSWNGIMISALAYGGKVFGNEDYINKAKKAADFIITNSIDKDGRLLSTYVDGESYNYGLLEDYTFFIYGLLVLYNVTKDLVYLKIGEKLNDDMLNLFWDEKRGGLFYYSNISEELVLRPKDAYDGATPSGNSIAALNMIKLYNITSNREFIDRVEEIIYTFGRDINNGPLGHVYMVMANMYL comes from the coding sequence ATGAATATAGAGAATAATAAAGCCCCGAATAAATTAATAAATGAAAAATCACCATATCTTCTTCAACATGCTTATAATCCAGTGCAATGGTATCCTTGGGGAAAAGAGGCCTTAAATAAAGCAAGGGAAGAGGATAAGCTAATTTTTTTAAGTATTGGCTACTCTACTTGTAGATGGTGCCATAATATGAATAGAGAATCTTTTCAAGATGAAGAAGTAGGAGAAATATTAAATAAGTATTTTGTCCCTATTAAAGTGGATAGAGAAGAAAAGCCAGATATTGATAAAGTTTATATGACTTTTTCTGATGCTATTACTGGTAGTGGTGGTTGGCCATTAAATTTATTATTGACTCCTGATACTAAACCTTTTTTTGTAGGAACCTATTTTCCCAAAAGATCTAAAGGACAACTTAATGGCCTAATAGAGCTATTGGAAAAGTCGGCAGAAATATGGAGAATAGATAAAGAAAAATTAATGATAGAAAGTAGTAATATTACTGAAAAAGTCAAGGAACATTTTATTTCTTATTCTAGTGGAGATGTGAAGGAAGATATATTTAAGGATACTAAGGAAGGACTATTAAGTATATTTGATAAAAGGAATGGAGGTTTTGGATATAGACCAAAATTTCCTATGCCTCAATATATTCTTTTTCTTTTAGAATATGGTCATAAGTATGATGATGAAGAAGCCAAAAAAATGGCCAAGAACACCTTAGAAAGCATATATAAAGGTGGTATATTTGACCATATAGGTTATGGGTTTTGTAGATATTCAGTAGATGAAAAATGGTTAGTTCCTCATTTTGAAAAAATGCTTTATGATAATGGATTATTGGCTATAACTTATATTAAAGCTTATGAACTTACGAAAGAACTACTTTACAAAGAGGTAGCAGAAAAAATATTTGATTTTGTAATTAGGGAAATGATTTCTAAAGAAGGGGCTTTTTTCTCTGCATTAGATGCAGAAACAGAAGGAGAAGAGGGCAAGTTTTATGTATTTAATTATGATGAAATTATTGATGTATTAGGTAAGGAAGATGGAGAATTTTATTGTAATCATTATGATATAACTAAAGAAGGAAATTTTGAAGGTAAAAACCTACCTAATTTAATTGGATATGATATTGAATCTATTGATGATAAAGATAAAAGACATTTGGAAGAGCTGAGACAGAAATTGTTTTCATATAGGGAGAAAAGAATCTATCCTCATAGGGATGAAAAGATATTAACTTCTTGGAATGGTATTATGATTAGTGCTTTAGCCTATGGGGGAAAAGTATTTGGGAATGAAGATTATATAAATAAAGCTAAGAAGGCAGCCGATTTTATAATAACTAATTCTATAGATAAAGATGGAAGATTGCTATCTACCTATGTAGATGGTGAAAGTTATAACTATGGGTTGTTAGAAGATTATACATTTTTTATTTATGGTTTACTAGTGCTTTATAATGTTACAAAAGATTTAGTTTATTTAAAAATTGGAGAAAAACTTAATGATGACATGCTAAATTTATTTTGGGATGAAAAGAGAGGAGGGTTATTTTATTATAGTAATATTTCAGAGGAATTAGTATTAAGGCCTAAGGATGCCTATGATGGGGCTACTCCTTCTGGAAATTCTATTGCAGCTTTAAACATGATAAAATTATACAATATAACTAGTAATAGGGAGTTTATAGATAGGGTGGAAGAAATAATATATACTTTTGGTAGAGATATAAATAATGGCCCATTAGGTCACGTATATATGGTTATGGCAAATATGTATCTTTAA
- a CDS encoding CDP-alcohol phosphatidyltransferase family protein — protein sequence MKLNIPNILTTARIILVPIYLWVFYTYGENKLKYAILILIIAGITDILDGYIARKYNMITRLGTVLDPIADKLTTFAVLLSLSSERLIPFWILLVLAIKEFILLLGGSYLYCFKDRKVVSANKFGKIASASFYLAVFFIILNINPAINNLFLYLMVFLHLIALTNYLLSY from the coding sequence ATGAAATTGAATATACCAAATATATTAACTACTGCAAGAATAATACTTGTTCCTATTTATTTATGGGTCTTCTATACTTATGGGGAAAATAAATTAAAATATGCAATTTTAATTCTAATTATAGCAGGTATTACTGATATATTAGATGGATACATAGCAAGAAAATATAATATGATTACTAGACTGGGAACTGTTCTTGACCCAATAGCAGATAAATTAACTACTTTTGCTGTATTATTAAGTCTTAGTAGTGAGAGATTAATTCCATTTTGGATTTTATTAGTATTAGCTATTAAAGAGTTCATACTATTATTAGGAGGAAGTTATTTATATTGTTTTAAGGATAGAAAAGTAGTATCAGCAAATAAATTTGGTAAAATAGCTAGCGCTTCATTTTATTTAGCTGTATTTTTTATAATATTAAATATAAATCCAGCAATTAATAACTTATTTTTATACCTAATGGTATTTTTGCATTTAATAGCTTTGACAAATTACTTACTGAGCTATTGA